CCTGAAAAGGAAAGTAATGGAATTGAATGGTGTGAAGGAAGATATAGATTCTAGAATGAAAGTAGAGCTGCAGCCAAGAAAGAAACTCAAAAGGGAGGTCCAGATATGGTTAGAAAACGTTGAAAGAATCAATGGCGAAGTTCAAAACCTTAATGAACGAATCGGTGAAAGTAGTACTCTTACACGTGGATTTCATGCAGATGATGTGTTAAAGAGGATAAGAGAAGTTGAGGAACTTATTCAGTAAGGCAAATTTCAGGAAGATTTGGTGGTTGACAATCCTCAATGGATTGGATAGGTTTTGTCGACAACAAGATTATCAGGTGAAAGGTACAAAGGTCTGTATGGAAGAGATTTGGAAGTGCTTGATGGATGATGAGGTTGGAAAGATTGGAGTTTGGGGGATGGGTGGTGTGGGGAAAACAAGCATCATGAAACTTATAAACAATCAACTCTTACAAGAGAGGGAGAAGTTCGATATTGTGATTTGGATCACTGCACCCAAGGAGATGAGTATTGCTAAGCTACAGAAGGCCATTGCAAGTCAAATTAAAGTAACTTTTTGTGGTGACGAATGTGAAACAAGAAGGGCACGGATGCTGTTTGAAACATTGTCTTGGAAGAGTAGATTTGTGGTGATCTTTGATGATATATGGGAAGCGGTTTCCCTTGAGAAGCTAGGAATTCCTGAGCCATCTACTGGGATTAAATTAGtgttgaaaactaaaaaaagaaaactaaaaaaatggggGAGATGAACAGTTTTTTAACTAAGATCtagggtttaaaaattttaattaattaaatttatttaaataaaaatctattctcATCCCATTAGGAAATCTAAGTTGGCACTAGAAATATAGTTGGACTGCCACGCAGGATTACCGTTAGGGAGATAACAGAACTTAACGGCATAGTGatcactttgtaacaaaataataacataagtggCTAAAACGTAAcaattcaaacataagtgactaaaatgtaacctgaggcaaacaaaagtgactatttttgtagtttaccctatataaattttgaactaTATAAGAAAGTAAGCTATAatgttaatttgaaaaaaattaaaaaatcaagtaaaataaCATGCATGAATTATAATAGTTCAtgataaatagaaaatatatttatactaaattaataaacacaATTAATAATAGTGCTTGAAAAGTAATGGTTGatatttgactctttttttttaacaaatccGAAAACATTTTTCAACTACACCAAACAAATAATACATAGATAAAAGAAACAATTTCAAGGGTGATTGTTTCTTGAACAACCATTGCTTTAATGccattctttttatataattttaacttattgATACTAATGA
This genomic window from Gossypium raimondii isolate GPD5lz chromosome 10, ASM2569854v1, whole genome shotgun sequence contains:
- the LOC105775133 gene encoding probable disease resistance protein At5g43740, which produces MEFALNKIDKHWDNNRSLNQHMNDLKRKVMELNGVKEDIDSRMKVELQPRKKLKREVQIWLENVERINGEVQNLNERIGESSTLTRGFHADDVLKRIREVEELIQFCRQQDYQVKGTKVCMEEIWKCLMDDEVGKIGVWGMGGVGKTSIMKLINNQLLQEREKFDIVIWITAPKEMSIAKLQKAIASQIKVTFCGDECETRRARMLFETLSWKSRFVVIFDDIWEAVSLEKLGIPEPSTGIKLVLKTKKRKLKKWGR